A region of Chloroflexota bacterium DNA encodes the following proteins:
- a CDS encoding phenylacetate--CoA ligase: MIWDPEYETMPRPKLEKLQLERLQTKVKEVYEKVPFYRQKLQQAGITRDSIRSLSDLKKLPFTSKYDFRDTYPFGLLAVPKEKIVRIHASSGTTGKPTVAAYTEADIDMWSEVMARVLTSAGLDKSDVVQNAYGYGLFTGGLGFHYGAERIGAAVIPSSVGNTKRQIMLIQDLGTTAITCTPSYSLVIAETAKEIGVDIRATHLRVGVLGAEPWSERMREEIERELGIKAFDIYGLTEIVGPGVSVECPHRCGMHIFEDHFLAEVINPASGEPLPYGQQGELVFTTLTKEALPVIRFRTRDITTLYAESCKCGRTLVRMAKIMGRSDDMLIIRGVNVFPSQIESVLLQVEGVEPQYQIIVDRQKHMDDLEVWVEVSERVFSDEMKSMDALRSEVAREMENVLGISARVKLVEPRTLARSDGKAKRVVDRREI; the protein is encoded by the coding sequence ATGATCTGGGATCCTGAATATGAGACTATGCCACGGCCGAAGTTGGAAAAGTTGCAGCTAGAGCGGCTGCAGACCAAGGTTAAGGAAGTCTACGAGAAAGTGCCCTTCTACCGGCAGAAGTTGCAGCAAGCTGGGATCACCCGTGATAGCATCCGCTCCCTGTCTGACCTGAAGAAATTGCCCTTTACCTCCAAGTACGATTTTCGGGATACTTATCCCTTTGGCTTACTAGCTGTCCCCAAGGAAAAGATAGTGCGCATCCATGCCTCCAGCGGCACAACAGGAAAGCCTACAGTGGCAGCCTATACAGAGGCCGACATAGACATGTGGTCGGAGGTAATGGCGCGCGTACTTACCTCTGCTGGCCTCGACAAGAGCGATGTCGTCCAGAACGCTTACGGCTATGGTCTATTCACTGGAGGGCTGGGCTTTCATTACGGGGCAGAGCGCATCGGGGCGGCTGTTATTCCCAGCTCAGTGGGCAACACTAAGAGGCAGATAATGCTCATTCAGGACCTGGGCACCACCGCAATCACGTGTACCCCGTCTTACTCTCTGGTGATAGCTGAAACTGCCAAAGAAATAGGCGTAGATATACGGGCTACCCATCTTCGAGTTGGCGTACTTGGCGCTGAGCCCTGGTCTGAGCGGATGCGGGAAGAGATTGAGAGAGAGCTTGGGATAAAGGCCTTTGATATATATGGTCTCACAGAGATAGTCGGCCCTGGTGTCTCAGTAGAGTGTCCGCATCGCTGTGGAATGCATATCTTCGAAGACCATTTCCTCGCCGAGGTCATCAACCCTGCCAGCGGCGAACCGCTTCCTTATGGGCAACAGGGGGAGTTGGTATTCACTACCCTGACCAAAGAGGCGCTACCGGTCATCCGTTTTCGCACACGGGATATCACCACCCTCTATGCGGAGTCTTGCAAGTGCGGACGCACTCTTGTGCGCATGGCCAAAATTATGGGCCGATCCGATGACATGCTTATCATCCGTGGAGTCAATGTTTTCCCCTCCCAGATTGAGAGTGTACTCCTGCAAGTCGAAGGGGTGGAGCCTCAATACCAGATCATAGTGGATAGACAGAAGCATATGGATGACCTAGAGGTTTGGGTAGAGGTCTCTGAAAGGGTATTCTCCGACGAAATGAAGAGTATGGACGCCTTGAGATCTGAAGTAGCTCGAGAGATGGAAAACGTGCTGGGCATCTCGGCAAGGGTAAAGCTAGTAGAACCCAGGACACTCGCCCGTAGCGATGGCAAGGCCAAGCGGGTGGTAGATCGTAGGGAAATATGA